In Candidatus Omnitrophota bacterium, a single genomic region encodes these proteins:
- a CDS encoding response regulator, with protein sequence MNNEKKFKIMIVDDEPDVIESLSSRIAREGYDVSSAYDGQEALDKMVNDLPDIVLLDLMMPKLNGFDVLKEIRKKYKDKWIPVIIVSAKTELESVKQCYSLEADHYLTKPCTIEKILQGIETMISLIPLRRNDNK encoded by the coding sequence ATGAACAATGAAAAAAAATTTAAGATCATGATTGTAGACGATGAGCCTGATGTTATTGAATCCTTGAGTTCCAGGATCGCCAGGGAAGGATACGATGTTTCTTCTGCTTATGACGGACAGGAGGCATTAGATAAAATGGTAAATGACCTGCCCGATATAGTGCTGTTAGACCTGATGATGCCTAAGCTCAACGGCTTTGACGTGCTTAAGGAGATACGAAAAAAATATAAAGATAAATGGATACCGGTAATAATCGTGAGTGCCAAGACAGAGCTTGAATCGGTAAAACAATGCTACTCGCTTGAGGCAGACCATTATTTGACAAAACCATGTACAATTGAAAAAATATTGCAGGGCATAGAGACGATGATCTCATTGATACCGCTAAGAAGGAACGATAACAAGTAA
- a CDS encoding leucine--tRNA ligase, with protein MEYDFKEIEKKWQGYWDKSGLYRAEYSPGNKKYYLLEMFPYPSGKIHMGHVRNYAIADVAARFKLMQGYNVLHPMGFDAFGQPAENAAIKNKTKPDAWTHKCIDWMRVELKKMGFSYDWAREVSTCDSTYYKWNQWIFLKMFEKGLAYKKASNVNWCPNCETTLANEEVISEECWRCHSKVEQRKLDQWFLKITGYKERLLEDLGKLKNWPERVIAMQSNWIGRSQGVEIYFKIKGNDDITIPVFTTRVDTIFGASYVVLAPEHPLVEDIIKGIAHEPEIRKFINKVKKEKKNILSKEDVKKEGIFSGRYCINPVNNETIPVWIGDYVLMEYGTGAIMAVPAHDQRDFLFAKEHGLPMRIVINSPQSTVHSPQELTEAYEGDGFQVNSGQFDGLDNQKAKSEIAKWMEAKGIGKIQTHWRLRDWLISRQRYWGTPIPVIYCEKCGIVPVPYHDLPVELPADAPFTGEGGSPLAKVKKFVNVKCPKCNGSARRETDTMATFFDSSWYFLRFCSPSFNEAPFDKQEARYWMPVDQYIGGIEHAILHLLYSRFFTKFFKDLGMVEFDEPFTCLLTQGMVLKEGEVMSKSKGNIVDPDSIIKKYGADALRLFILFAAPPETELEWDDRGIEGASKFLNRVWRLQDNLRDGPADKSGGLATAKILHKTVKKVTDDINQFKFNTAIASLMELTNVLYQSGADKEDYSTLVVLLAPIAPHFAEQIWENLGNKESVFKAKWPQYNPDYLFDSVVDIVVQVNGKLRSKLAVPFDVREEELKELVLRDQKVQPWISGKNIRSFIFVPNKLVNIVV; from the coding sequence ATGGAATATGATTTTAAGGAAATAGAGAAGAAGTGGCAGGGATATTGGGATAAGAGCGGTCTATACCGCGCTGAATATTCTCCGGGCAATAAGAAATATTATTTGCTTGAGATGTTCCCTTATCCTTCGGGCAAGATACATATGGGCCATGTAAGGAATTATGCCATTGCCGACGTTGCCGCAAGGTTTAAGTTGATGCAGGGTTATAATGTCCTGCATCCGATGGGTTTTGACGCTTTTGGCCAGCCTGCAGAAAACGCTGCAATCAAGAACAAAACCAAGCCCGATGCCTGGACCCATAAATGCATAGACTGGATGCGCGTTGAGCTTAAGAAGATGGGTTTTTCTTATGATTGGGCAAGGGAGGTATCTACCTGCGACAGCACTTATTATAAGTGGAACCAATGGATATTCCTTAAAATGTTTGAGAAGGGCCTTGCTTACAAGAAAGCCTCGAATGTAAACTGGTGCCCGAACTGCGAAACCACACTTGCTAATGAAGAAGTGATAAGTGAAGAGTGCTGGAGATGCCATAGCAAAGTTGAGCAGCGTAAACTTGACCAGTGGTTTTTAAAGATCACCGGATATAAAGAACGGCTGCTTGAAGATCTGGGAAAGCTTAAAAATTGGCCGGAGCGCGTTATTGCAATGCAGTCTAACTGGATCGGCAGGAGCCAGGGCGTGGAGATTTATTTTAAAATTAAAGGCAATGATGATATCACGATACCGGTTTTTACCACCCGTGTAGATACTATATTCGGCGCCAGCTACGTAGTTTTAGCACCGGAGCATCCTTTGGTCGAGGATATTATAAAAGGCATAGCACATGAGCCAGAGATCAGGAAGTTTATCAATAAGGTAAAGAAAGAAAAAAAGAACATACTCTCCAAAGAAGATGTTAAAAAAGAGGGTATTTTCAGCGGCCGTTATTGTATCAACCCGGTGAATAATGAAACTATCCCTGTTTGGATCGGTGATTATGTTTTAATGGAGTATGGCACAGGCGCGATTATGGCAGTGCCGGCTCATGACCAGAGGGATTTTCTTTTTGCTAAAGAACATGGGTTACCTATGAGAATAGTTATAAACAGTCCACAGTCCACAGTCCACAGTCCACAGGAATTGACTGAAGCGTATGAGGGGGATGGTTTCCAGGTTAATTCTGGGCAATTTGATGGATTGGATAACCAAAAGGCAAAGTCCGAGATTGCAAAGTGGATGGAGGCAAAAGGGATAGGCAAAATCCAGACACACTGGAGGCTGCGCGATTGGCTTATATCAAGACAGCGATATTGGGGTACACCTATACCGGTTATATATTGTGAAAAATGCGGGATCGTGCCTGTCCCATATCATGACCTGCCTGTTGAATTGCCGGCTGATGCCCCTTTTACCGGTGAGGGTGGCAGCCCCTTGGCAAAAGTGAAAAAATTTGTAAATGTCAAATGCCCTAAATGCAATGGCTCTGCCAGGCGCGAAACAGATACCATGGCTACTTTTTTTGACTCGTCGTGGTATTTCCTGAGATTCTGTTCCCCTTCTTTTAATGAGGCGCCTTTTGATAAGCAGGAGGCTAGATATTGGATGCCAGTTGACCAGTATATCGGGGGAATAGAGCACGCTATTTTACATTTACTCTATTCACGCTTTTTTACTAAATTTTTCAAAGACCTGGGGATGGTGGAATTTGACGAGCCGTTTACATGCCTGCTTACACAGGGGATGGTCCTTAAAGAAGGCGAAGTAATGTCAAAGTCAAAAGGTAATATAGTTGACCCAGATTCGATTATAAAGAAATACGGTGCAGATGCCCTGCGGCTTTTTATACTTTTTGCCGCGCCTCCGGAAACTGAACTGGAGTGGGATGACAGGGGGATTGAGGGAGCATCCAAGTTCTTAAACAGGGTATGGCGCCTGCAGGATAACCTAAGGGATGGCCCGGCAGATAAATCAGGAGGGCTGGCCACCGCAAAAATACTGCATAAAACAGTTAAGAAAGTAACTGATGATATAAATCAGTTTAAATTTAATACCGCGATTGCCAGTTTAATGGAGCTGACAAATGTTTTATATCAGTCCGGGGCAGATAAAGAGGATTATTCTACGTTAGTTGTGTTGCTGGCCCCGATAGCCCCGCATTTTGCAGAGCAAATTTGGGAGAATTTAGGGAACAAAGAATCTGTATTTAAGGCAAAATGGCCGCAGTATAACCCGGATTATCTTTTTGATTCTGTTGTTGATATAGTAGTCCAGGTAAATGGTAAGCTGCGCTCTAAGCTCGCAGTCCCGTTTGATGTTAGAGAAGAAGAGTTAAAAGAATTAGTCTTGCGTGATCAGAAGGTACAACCCTGGATTAGCGGTAAGAATATCAGAAGTTTTATATTCGTGCCCAACAAACTTGTCAACATCGTAGTCTGA
- a CDS encoding response regulator — protein sequence MNQISFSLHSPDILGIIIYMDTPRILVIDDDNNTVREITDLLKPEGFEVFTCGNGEEALGKVRGIKPDIILLDLMLPDQSGFRIAKDIKAEPKLTDIPIIAISLKKEDIDKHIAAKSGIAEYCEKPLDYNKLIFIIKDILKNRQG from the coding sequence ATGAACCAAATATCCTTTTCTTTGCATTCGCCAGATATTTTAGGTATAATTATTTATATGGACACCCCCAGGATCCTTGTAATCGACGACGACAATAACACCGTGCGCGAGATAACGGACCTTCTTAAACCCGAAGGGTTTGAAGTTTTTACATGTGGTAACGGCGAAGAAGCCTTGGGTAAGGTCAGAGGAATCAAGCCTGATATAATTCTGTTGGACCTTATGCTTCCCGACCAAAGCGGATTCAGGATTGCAAAAGACATAAAAGCCGAACCCAAACTTACGGATATACCGATTATTGCGATTTCACTGAAAAAAGAGGATATTGACAAACATATTGCGGCAAAAAGCGGGATTGCTGAATATTGCGAAAAACCGTTGGATTATAATAAATTGATCTTTATTATCAAGGATATATTGAAAAACAGGCAGGGGTAA
- a CDS encoding ComEC family competence protein gives MKYISLWIALSFCLGLGLAFKVNLGLIQFYIPVIILFGFCFWCINHDRIFLLIIFFLFISLGAFALAAEHLRPDDDAANFISPSSREIILEGVVASQPTVYPGKVSFFFNVYSMNVDGYRCKCSGKFLAYMQQKPVSFGDRLLVEARLMDNPDSRKKRLSKIFIIKSCPAQEKAARGVFNFIWLSKLRSKISLIINSRLSPVSSALVNAMLLGLKDDLPLQLKKMFINTGTGHIISISGLHLSVIVFVSLIFLKLLRLPYALRTSFSVILLIFYCLFAGASSPLMRSTIMFTVTLLAYVLEREPDILNCLSLAALVILVLFPSEIAQPSFQFTFISMLAMIILVPAIRSLPIFGYLLKNKYLKFPVLLIISSLSVWAGLLPLSLYYFKTFSLIAVVANAIIVPYASLIVINGLIFIISALLFKDLSWVFGLPLELMVFILVKMIAFFDRFPAGHFHFT, from the coding sequence ATGAAATATATAAGTTTGTGGATAGCTTTGAGTTTCTGCCTTGGATTGGGCCTTGCTTTTAAGGTAAATCTTGGGCTTATCCAGTTTTATATTCCGGTTATTATATTATTTGGGTTTTGTTTCTGGTGTATAAATCACGATAGGATTTTTCTGTTAATCATTTTTTTCTTATTTATTTCACTAGGGGCCTTCGCTTTAGCGGCAGAGCATTTAAGGCCGGATGATGATGCAGCTAATTTTATCAGCCCAAGTTCCAGGGAAATAATTTTAGAGGGTGTTGTTGCCAGCCAGCCGACAGTATATCCGGGGAAGGTTTCATTTTTCTTTAACGTATACAGCATGAATGTTGATGGATACAGGTGCAAATGCAGCGGGAAATTCCTGGCGTATATGCAGCAAAAACCGGTTTCCTTTGGAGACAGGCTTTTAGTAGAGGCGCGCCTAATGGATAACCCGGATAGCCGCAAAAAAAGGTTATCAAAAATTTTTATCATTAAAAGCTGCCCGGCGCAGGAAAAAGCTGCCAGGGGTGTGTTTAATTTTATTTGGTTATCCAAGCTGAGAAGCAAGATAAGCCTGATTATCAACTCCAGGCTTTCTCCGGTATCGTCGGCACTGGTAAATGCAATGCTGCTGGGGTTAAAAGATGATTTACCGCTGCAGCTTAAGAAAATGTTTATAAACACCGGTACCGGGCACATAATTTCCATTTCAGGCCTGCATTTAAGTGTCATAGTGTTCGTCAGCCTGATATTCCTGAAGTTATTGAGATTGCCTTACGCATTGAGGACTTCTTTTTCCGTTATACTATTGATATTTTATTGCCTTTTTGCTGGAGCAAGTAGCCCGCTTATGCGCTCGACAATTATGTTTACGGTTACATTATTGGCTTATGTTTTAGAAAGGGAGCCGGATATCTTGAATTGCCTGTCACTGGCCGCTCTAGTAATCCTGGTGCTTTTCCCTTCAGAAATAGCTCAGCCAAGTTTTCAGTTCACTTTTATAAGTATGCTTGCCATGATAATACTGGTTCCGGCTATCAGATCATTGCCGATATTCGGGTATCTCTTAAAGAATAAATACCTTAAATTCCCGGTTTTATTAATTATCTCTTCATTATCTGTTTGGGCAGGGTTGCTGCCGCTAAGCCTGTATTATTTCAAGACCTTTTCTTTAATCGCGGTTGTGGCAAATGCAATAATCGTACCTTACGCGTCCTTAATTGTTATAAACGGATTAATATTTATAATTTCTGCTCTGTTGTTTAAAGACTTATCATGGGTCTTCGGCCTTCCCTTGGAACTTATGGTTTTCATTTTGGTAAAAATGATAGCCTTCTTTGACCGTTTCCCGGCAGGCCATTTCCACTTTACTTAG
- the bamD gene encoding outer membrane protein assembly factor BamD, whose protein sequence is MKKAFFFIITISVLAVFLPQDAGAYWIWTPKTGKWVNPKNQVKGTPQEQFKLAKDLYDSGQLAEADREFKKLIKRYPKAFEASESQYYLGLIEEKQGNLYEAFTAYQKVIDKYPFSERIQEIIEKEYKIGEEFMSGYKRKGLGATFAVENPAIEIFTKVVENSTYGPLAAKAQYKLGLVLKGLMRYYDAEEAFDKVINNYPDSEWVEAAKFQIAECRASLSRGPDYDLGAAKDAKDRFEDFLMEHPDAELSREAEKNIQELNEKEAESSYNIAFFYEKQRDFKPAMIYYQDIIEKYPNSIWAAKALERMRVLERKK, encoded by the coding sequence ATGAAAAAGGCTTTTTTCTTTATTATAACCATTTCTGTTCTTGCTGTTTTCTTACCGCAGGATGCAGGCGCTTATTGGATTTGGACCCCCAAAACCGGTAAATGGGTCAATCCAAAGAACCAGGTCAAGGGCACGCCGCAAGAGCAGTTCAAACTTGCTAAAGACCTATATGATTCAGGGCAGTTAGCCGAGGCAGACAGGGAGTTTAAAAAGCTTATAAAAAGATACCCTAAAGCTTTTGAGGCTTCAGAAAGCCAGTATTACCTGGGTTTAATAGAAGAAAAACAGGGGAATCTTTACGAAGCCTTCACCGCCTACCAAAAGGTCATTGATAAGTACCCTTTTTCTGAAAGGATACAGGAGATAATTGAGAAGGAATATAAGATAGGCGAAGAGTTTATGTCAGGGTACAAGCGTAAAGGGCTTGGTGCCACTTTTGCGGTTGAAAACCCGGCAATAGAGATTTTTACAAAAGTAGTTGAAAACTCTACATACGGGCCGTTGGCAGCCAAAGCGCAATATAAACTGGGTTTGGTGCTTAAAGGGCTTATGCGTTATTATGATGCCGAGGAAGCATTTGATAAAGTCATTAATAATTACCCTGACAGCGAATGGGTCGAGGCCGCCAAATTCCAGATTGCAGAATGCCGGGCAAGCCTTTCCCGCGGGCCGGACTATGATTTAGGGGCTGCCAAGGATGCCAAGGACAGGTTTGAAGACTTTTTAATGGAGCATCCCGATGCGGAATTATCCAGGGAAGCTGAAAAGAATATCCAGGAGCTTAACGAAAAAGAGGCAGAAAGTAGTTATAATATAGCTTTCTTTTATGAGAAGCAGAGGGACTTTAAGCCAGCCATGATTTATTATCAGGATATAATTGAAAAATACCCAAATAGTATTTGGGCGGCAAAGGCTTTAGAGAGAATGAGGGTATTGGAAAGGAAGAAATGA
- the rpsT gene encoding 30S ribosomal protein S20 produces MPRRRTSIKRKRADSKRRLRNLKIKNELKKVLKKFNSLAAAKNIEEAKKLLSMVFSKLDKAAKKNVIHKSMASRKKSRLMQRISKSA; encoded by the coding sequence ATGCCTAGACGCAGAACATCGATCAAAAGAAAACGCGCAGACAGCAAAAGGCGCCTGAGAAACCTAAAGATAAAAAATGAATTAAAGAAAGTCCTTAAAAAATTCAATTCTTTGGCAGCAGCAAAGAACATTGAGGAAGCGAAGAAACTTCTCAGCATGGTTTTTTCTAAGCTTGACAAGGCCGCCAAGAAGAATGTAATCCATAAAAGTATGGCTAGCCGCAAGAAATCACGCTTAATGCAGCGTATCTCCAAAAGCGCATAA
- the murJ gene encoding murein biosynthesis integral membrane protein MurJ — MGTENTHDSNRQIAKSSGIIGLATLCSRLLGFIRDIVIARLFGVYVYAQAFVIAFRIPNLFRDLVAEGAANSAFVPVFSEYKVKHSKEDFWELANVVLNLLLVVLAGITVLGITFSPAIVRIIAPGFIAEPDKLEATIRLNRLIFPYILLVGLSAYSAAILNSLRHFSVPAFSPCILNISIIVFALIFGENIKGLALGVLIGGLLQLAIQIPVLYKKGFRLRFPKHFKHPAAFEIGHLMLPRLGSSAIYQLNTFIDSVYGSLSSIVGEGGVAGLYFGYRLIQFPIGIFSNSLAQVILPTFSTQALEEGLLNLKKTLSWGLRTVFFIMIPASAGFMVLSQQIVFTLFQGGKFDAYATGLTASALFYYSIGLFAYAGIKIIQCCYFALKDTVTPAKVSILTLALNIIFNTIFMFPLKLAGLALATSLSGIISFLVLGIMLRKKLGGFGLKEVVFSFTKILLASIAMSMALFYCSRYSSFDGAMPLKLLKISGIVLIGAVFYLIFCFLFRVKEARDFFRWVFELKNRHG, encoded by the coding sequence ATGGGGACAGAAAATACTCATGATTCAAACAGGCAGATAGCTAAATCAAGCGGGATAATCGGCCTTGCTACACTTTGTTCCCGCCTGCTTGGGTTTATCAGGGATATAGTAATAGCCAGGCTGTTCGGGGTGTATGTTTATGCCCAGGCTTTTGTAATAGCTTTCAGAATACCGAATCTTTTCAGGGATTTAGTGGCAGAAGGTGCTGCAAATTCTGCTTTTGTGCCTGTTTTTAGCGAATATAAGGTCAAGCATTCAAAAGAAGATTTTTGGGAGCTTGCGAATGTAGTTTTAAACCTGCTTTTAGTGGTATTAGCCGGAATAACAGTGTTAGGGATTACTTTCTCTCCGGCTATAGTACGTATTATAGCCCCCGGGTTTATAGCCGAACCGGACAAACTGGAAGCAACAATAAGGTTAAACAGGCTGATTTTCCCTTATATTTTGCTGGTAGGGTTATCTGCTTATTCGGCAGCTATTCTGAATTCACTCCGGCATTTTTCCGTGCCGGCTTTTTCGCCCTGCATTTTAAATATCTCCATAATAGTATTTGCTTTAATATTCGGCGAGAATATAAAAGGCCTAGCGCTTGGTGTTCTGATAGGAGGCCTGCTCCAATTAGCTATACAGATTCCCGTTTTATATAAGAAGGGGTTCCGTCTCAGGTTCCCGAAACATTTTAAGCACCCGGCTGCTTTTGAAATAGGCCATCTTATGCTGCCCAGGCTGGGTAGCTCGGCAATATACCAGTTAAATACTTTTATTGATTCCGTATACGGCTCTTTATCTTCAATTGTCGGAGAGGGGGGAGTAGCCGGGTTATATTTCGGCTACAGGCTTATACAATTCCCTATAGGTATATTCAGTAATTCCCTTGCGCAGGTAATATTGCCTACTTTTTCCACGCAGGCATTGGAAGAAGGGCTCCTGAATTTAAAGAAAACACTCTCTTGGGGGCTGCGGACGGTATTTTTTATAATGATCCCGGCTTCTGCCGGGTTCATGGTTTTATCACAGCAAATAGTCTTTACGCTTTTCCAGGGCGGGAAATTTGATGCCTATGCAACAGGCTTAACGGCAAGCGCGCTATTTTATTATAGTATCGGCCTTTTTGCTTACGCAGGCATAAAAATAATCCAATGTTGTTATTTTGCCTTAAAAGATACCGTAACCCCGGCCAAAGTTTCTATTCTTACTTTAGCCTTAAATATAATATTCAATACTATTTTTATGTTCCCTTTGAAATTAGCAGGTTTGGCTTTGGCTACCTCTTTATCCGGTATAATCAGCTTTCTGGTGCTGGGAATTATGTTGAGAAAGAAACTCGGAGGTTTCGGCCTTAAAGAAGTTGTTTTTTCTTTCACAAAGATTTTGCTGGCCAGCATTGCCATGAGCATGGCGCTGTTTTATTGTTCTAGATATTCATCTTTTGACGGGGCGATGCCGTTAAAATTGTTAAAGATATCGGGGATAGTGTTGATAGGAGCTGTTTTTTATTTGATTTTTTGTTTTTTATTCCGCGTAAAAGAGGCGCGGGATTTTTTCAGATGGGTTTTTGAACTCAAAAACAGGCATGGTTAA
- a CDS encoding excinuclease ABC subunit UvrC, which translates to MVNKKELREKINVFPDTPGVYIFKDSLGNVLYVGKAKALKKRVSSYLRKNISGKTQAMMLKVCDAEYIGVNTESQAEILEASLIKDKQPPYNISQKDDKSFPRIKITNEDFPVISICRKKTIDKNDNAVYFGPYTDAAFLKQALKLIRKIFGFRSCKNMPHKMCLYGRIKLCPAPCQGRIPKQQYNELIEQIKLFLNSKYQDLSNRLRLKMQEAADSHNYEEAAHVRDQIGALAAISNSDIQDFTLDNLVELKRALGLKKTPYRIEAFDISNISGKEACGSMVSFYKGSPDKNNYRRFRIKTIDAIDDYAMIKEVVRRRYGRLLNNSLPLPDLIIIDGGKGHLQAVYEELGKLAAPIPLASIAKAEENIYVMESKGPVRLSKDSAALNIVRRIRDEAHRFALAYHHILRRKKIIGK; encoded by the coding sequence ATGGTTAACAAAAAAGAGCTAAGAGAGAAGATAAATGTATTCCCGGATACACCCGGGGTATATATCTTTAAAGATAGCCTGGGAAACGTATTGTATGTGGGCAAAGCCAAAGCGCTTAAAAAGCGCGTATCTTCTTATTTGCGTAAGAATATATCCGGCAAAACCCAGGCAATGATGCTTAAAGTCTGTGATGCCGAATATATAGGAGTAAATACAGAAAGCCAGGCAGAGATCCTGGAAGCGTCTCTTATAAAGGATAAGCAGCCCCCTTATAATATCAGCCAGAAAGATGACAAAAGTTTTCCGCGTATAAAGATAACCAATGAGGATTTTCCGGTTATCTCTATTTGCCGGAAGAAAACCATAGATAAAAATGATAATGCCGTATATTTTGGGCCTTACACTGATGCCGCATTCCTCAAGCAGGCGCTTAAATTAATACGTAAAATATTCGGTTTCCGTTCCTGCAAGAATATGCCTCATAAAATGTGCTTGTATGGAAGGATAAAGTTGTGCCCTGCGCCTTGCCAGGGCCGGATACCCAAACAGCAGTACAATGAGTTGATAGAACAGATAAAATTGTTTTTGAATTCTAAATACCAGGATTTATCTAACAGGCTTAGGCTTAAGATGCAGGAGGCGGCGGATTCTCATAATTATGAGGAGGCTGCTCATGTCCGCGATCAAATAGGGGCTTTGGCGGCTATCTCTAACTCGGATATACAGGATTTTACTTTAGATAATCTGGTTGAACTTAAGAGGGCGTTGGGCCTTAAGAAGACGCCTTACAGGATTGAAGCTTTTGATATCTCCAATATTTCCGGTAAAGAGGCATGCGGCTCGATGGTAAGTTTTTATAAAGGATCGCCTGATAAAAACAATTACCGCAGGTTCCGTATAAAGACTATAGATGCAATCGATGATTATGCCATGATAAAAGAAGTGGTAAGAAGGCGTTATGGGAGGCTTCTTAATAATAGCTTGCCTTTACCGGATTTGATCATTATTGACGGAGGCAAGGGGCATCTTCAGGCTGTTTACGAAGAGCTGGGTAAGCTCGCTGCACCTATTCCTTTAGCCAGTATCGCTAAAGCCGAAGAGAATATTTATGTCATGGAGAGTAAAGGCCCTGTAAGGTTGTCTAAAGACTCTGCCGCATTGAATATAGTGCGCAGGATACGCGATGAAGCGCATCGTTTTGCCCTCGCTTATCACCATATCCTGAGAAGAAAAAAAATAATCGGTAAATGA
- a CDS encoding MGMT family protein, giving the protein MISPFARKVYKVVLSIPLGQVRTYKWVARASGRPKAYRAVGSILRKNPYPLIIPCHRVVSSGKDIGGYAYGKKNKGILLKLERQISKLVL; this is encoded by the coding sequence ATGATCAGCCCTTTTGCCAGAAAAGTTTATAAAGTAGTTTTGAGTATACCATTAGGCCAGGTGCGCACTTATAAATGGGTGGCCCGCGCCTCCGGCAGGCCTAAAGCATACAGGGCAGTAGGTTCAATCCTTAGAAAAAATCCCTATCCTTTAATAATACCATGCCATAGGGTAGTGAGTTCCGGCAAGGACATAGGCGGATATGCTTACGGCAAGAAGAATAAGGGGATACTGTTAAAACTGGAAAGACAAATAAGCAAATTAGTGCTATAA
- a CDS encoding PilT/PilU family type 4a pilus ATPase: MLIKDFIKEMVDKKASDLFFRAGGVPHLRIDGKVMPVGDKVLSLEQVLKAVDDITTPKQREAFRQKLDIDFALYSDEMSRRFRVSIFLQRNWPSIVIRNINNTVSNFEELFLPADILKKLCSESRGLVLLTGSAGSGKSTTIASMIEYINSNTNRHVLTVEEPIEYTFKDNQSIVNQRELGQDVSSYAVALRSFNLQSPDVIFIGNIMDVETMAAALRAAETGVLVLSTLHTVNAAQTVERIINFFPPHQHQQIRIQLSYLLKGVISLRLLPLNNQAGRIPAYEVMLLTPTISRLIREAKTWEIPQFIEEGNIFGMSSFNQNLVRLVREGKITEENAKRFSDNEEELVLSLRGIRKT, translated from the coding sequence ATGCTGATAAAAGATTTTATAAAAGAGATGGTCGATAAAAAAGCATCTGATTTATTTTTCCGTGCCGGAGGCGTGCCGCACCTGCGCATAGACGGCAAGGTCATGCCTGTAGGAGACAAGGTATTAAGCCTTGAACAGGTCTTAAAAGCAGTGGATGATATTACTACTCCGAAACAGCGGGAGGCTTTCAGGCAGAAATTAGATATCGATTTTGCCCTTTACAGCGATGAGATGTCCAGGCGTTTCCGCGTAAGTATTTTTTTGCAGAGGAATTGGCCTTCGATTGTAATAAGGAATATTAACAATACGGTATCTAATTTTGAGGAGTTGTTCCTGCCTGCGGATATACTTAAGAAGCTTTGTTCGGAAAGCAGAGGGCTCGTGCTTTTGACCGGAAGTGCCGGAAGCGGTAAATCCACGACCATAGCAAGCATGATAGAGTATATAAACAGCAACACAAACAGGCATGTCCTTACCGTAGAAGAGCCGATAGAATATACATTTAAAGACAACCAGTCAATTGTAAACCAAAGAGAGCTTGGCCAGGATGTAAGCTCATATGCGGTAGCGCTGCGTTCTTTCAATCTGCAGAGCCCAGATGTGATTTTTATCGGCAATATCATGGATGTCGAGACTATGGCAGCTGCCCTTAGGGCAGCAGAGACCGGGGTCCTGGTTTTAAGTACCCTGCATACGGTAAATGCCGCGCAGACTGTGGAAAGAATAATCAATTTCTTTCCGCCGCATCAACACCAGCAGATAAGGATACAGCTTTCCTATTTGTTAAAAGGAGTTATTTCATTAAGGCTGCTCCCGCTTAATAACCAAGCCGGGCGAATACCGGCTTACGAAGTCATGCTTTTGACTCCGACGATAAGCAGGCTTATCAGGGAAGCCAAGACCTGGGAGATACCCCAGTTTATAGAAGAAGGCAATATTTTCGGGATGTCTTCTTTTAACCAAAATTTGGTCAGGTTGGTCAGAGAGGGCAAGATCACCGAAGAAAATGCCAAACGTTTCTCTGATAATGAAGAGGAGCTGGTGCTTTCTTTAAGGGGCATCAGGAAGACTTAA